The region TACACAAAAAACTTTTGCTAAATGATGGCTTGTCATTACCTATAAACCCTTTGATAAATCTTATGCTTATGTGCATGGGGTTTAAATCTCCTGGAACAATACCTGAGGTCCTACGTGGATATTTAGGTAATAAGAATTCACGACAAATTTTTAATGATAATGAAGATATAGCTTTCTCTAATATTATAAGATTTAGGGCCGCATCATTTAACCTTATTGGTGAGAAAGGATCACTAAGACCATTCGAATTAGCATCCTTGCGTTTGATGAACTTAATTGAAGTAGCTTCTAATTGGAATATTTATATGAAAAATCAAACTTTTCTTACTCAAAGAGGAGGTACATTTTTAATTGATTCGGATGAAAAACTGTTATATTCATATAGGTGTCAAAGTTTATTAGGCTTCTCTGAAACGATGGAAGAGCCTGTAAAATTCTTAAAAGCTTGGCTTTAGTATTATGGGAGAAAAAATATGTCTGAGATGTGGCTCTCGAAAATTAATTGCAGATAGATCGTTAGGAGGAAGAATAGTATGTTCTGCTTGTGGTGCTACGGCTTTTAAATCACAAAACTTCAGCATTAACTTGTTATCGAAAAAAGGAAGTAATAGAATATTATGGAGTTGCTTAGCAATATTAGTTTTAATTATTATAATAACCTAATTTAAATACTTTTTAGGCTGGCGATGTTCTCCAGTACCCCCCTATATTCCTTACAGCTATATTGAAATCATATAAATTACTTATATTTTCAGATGTTATAACTTTTTCAGGTGTTCCATCTAAAATTATCTCTCCTTCTTTTAAGAATATCACCCTATTCGTTTCTTTTATTATATTTTCAATATTATTAGTTGTATACAATAATGTGATCCCATTTTTGCTTAAATTGCTTAAGTTATTAAGTAATTCATAGTTCGATCTTAAATCAAGCATATTGGTTGGCTCATCTAAGGCTAAAACTAATGGGTTGTTAATTATAGACCTCGCAATTAGTACTCTTCGTTTTTGCCCATCTGAAAGTTGTGAATAATACTTACTAACTTTAATTAAGTTTAAGCTATTCATTAATTCTTCCAAATTCTGTTTTTCTTTTGTTCCTATTAAATTTCTATTTATCACACCGAATGTCCCCTGATAGCCTGAAAGAATAATATCCTTTGTTAGCATATTACCTTTAATTCTGGTATCTATTTCACTAAAAAGAAATCCAATCTTAGTACGAAGCTCCCAAATATTTATGTGGTTTTTACCAAAGATTTTAATAAAAGATTCCTTATCTACTATAGGATATTTAATTCTAGCAATTGTTTTTATAAGAGTTGATTTACCTGAACCATTAGTACCAATAAGAACAGTATTTTCTCCTAGTCTAAGTTTTAGGTTTATGTTATTCAGAACTCTTTTATGCTCGTACCATATATTTAAATTCTTAAACTCTGCCCAAGTACCATCAATCAAAATCTTTGACTCCACATTATGTATAATTCATAGCTTGAGAATATAAAAATCAATAAATATAGCCAATTCAACCAGGCAGGTCTTCTAATGTTGCTCATCTTATATTAAGACTACTAGGAAGCCTATTGGTATCAGTATTCTAATCAAGATATTGATGAATAAGCTTCTAGAGTTTTCTTTAACGCGAGTATTATTCGCTGGGGGGTAAAGCATAGCAATATCTTGATGAACAGTATTAGTATCAGTATTAGTTGGGAATAATTCCCATGGGTTATCTTTTATATTTGAACTTTTAAACCAATCCCAATAATATTGAACCATTTTATCTTCACCAAGTAACTTTATATTATCTTTTTCAACAAATCCCATTTGGTTATTATAGGTTTGAGTCCTTAATATCATATAGTCCTCTGCAAAAACCTTGTAAAATACTCTATGCTGTAATTTTTTAAATAATAATAGTTCTGTGATAAATTTATTTTTCATAAATTTTCTATAATGTCTAACTATTACTCTTGCTTGATTATTTGAAAGTGGTATATGATCAAGAATCTGAATATATCTAGAATCACTTGGGTCTCCTTTATAAATTACTACCCTTCCAGGTGGTAAAAATTTAATTCTAATAAATTCTTTATTACCTTTATCCTTGTATTTATATTTACTCTCAATTTGATTCTTTTCTCTTGTGATTTCCTGATTGAAACTTGTTATTACCTTACGATTAACATCATTGTCAGGAATTGTCTCACCGTGAACCCAAAATAAATGAAGTATGTCTATGTGGTTTTCGACAATCCTTGCCCAGTCACATTTAAAATCTACTATTACCTCTTCATACGCATAGTCCGATATATCAAATCCATATGATTCAACAAATCTTGTTTCTAACTGGTCCGTAACTTCAAAATCCTTTAGGCTTGTCTTCGCATTTCCTGTGTAGTAGATATATATATAGTCACCTATCTCTTTGCATATGTATTGGTATAAATGTATTTTAGAAGCATAATTATTATAATTATCATCAACTATATGGTTGCAGGTTATTCTATTTAAGTTTGTACATTCCCCATTAGAACTGAATCTTGCTCCATGATATGGACATACCAACTCTCCGTCTATGACCTCACCACCTATAAATGATGCTCCCCTATGCGGGCATAGGTCTTTAACGCAACGCAAATTGGATTCTTTATCTCTATAAATTACAAGCGGCTCATTGAACATAGTAAGACAATATGGAGTGTCTTCTTTAAGCTCTCTTTTACTGCAGACCGCATACCATCCTAATAATCCATTCTTAAGTTGATTTGATGGTTCCTTAGCTTTAGCATGACTTTCCTTTTTCCTACTGTTTTCGTTATGACTATTACTAGTTATAGAGGTGTCCTTGCCAATCTTTAAATCATTCAATTGTGCAAGAACTTCATCTTTCATAGCTTATTTCCTTTTTAAGCAAGGAATTTTGCTCTAGCGTATGTCTGATATTACAGTACTCGATTCATAAGCCACCAAATAAAAGTTAAATTTATGAGGATCTGTTGCGTGAATACACACTTTATTAGTGCTAAAACAAATATTCATTTCAAAGTGTATTTGTTTTTCACTTTTTAAGATCAATTTGGCAAAAAGGAATTACTCGCCTCAATAATTCGTCGTTTCCGTGTTTTCTAAGTAAACGGTGGCTTCCTCTAGGTCATTACAGAATTTGCAACTTCCGAGATAGCATCCTAGGTAACGTAGGAACGAACTCTTTCCACCTGTTAACTCGTACTTGTGGATTGTTCCTCCTTGAGGTGTTGTGTATACAAGCTCTGGTAAAGAAGCCATTTGGATTTCATGTTTCCTAGAAATTGCATTTATTTGCTAGCTTTAGCAATAGGTATTTCTTCTTATCGATCTTAGATTATATTTAATTTATAGCTTTAATTAATCTTTTCTATTTTAATGATTAATTCCTTTAATTTCTGAAATTAATTTAATTCGGGAAATATTTTGAGGTAATTTTCAAAACTTCTGAGCATGAGTAATCAAAATCAAATGTTATTACATTGATATCAAATATCAAATTGTTTGGCTTCGCCCAGTTTTGCTTTAAACGGGAATCCATTCATTTTTCTCTTAATATTTTCCTTATATTTCATCAAAACGCCAGTTCTAAGAAGACGAAACCAGATTTTATAGATATTGACTTCATTAGATTGAGTCACCTTTTTTACAGCAGATAGTAGCGATCGATAACAGTTTCAATAAGCCATGTAAATTTTCTAGCTTTATTTTGCAACTTTTGTATATCTTAGATCCGTATTTTATTACATATCACTCGTGCAGACCTACGGAGACCCCAACGTTTCCTATGCATGGTATGCGGCTAATGCTGGAGCTGTTACAAACAAATCCGGCAGGTTCATTTCTTCGCATATTGCGCATACGGGCCTCATTTGCTTCGGAGCTGGTGCAAACACCCTTTTTGAATTAGCTCGTTACAACCCTGATTTGCCCATGGGCTCTCAAGGGCTTGTTGTACTCCCTCACCTAGCTGGACTTGGTTTAGGTGGTATTTCTAACGGCGTATTTACTGATACTTATCAGTTACTTGTTGTAGCCATCCTTCACTTGATCCTTTCAGGTGTATATGGCGGTGGCGGCATGCTTCACGCCTTTAGATACGAGGAGAAACTCGAAAGCTATCCTGCTACTTCAAGAGCCAATAAGTTTAAGTTTGATTGGAACGATCCAGACAGACTTACATTTATTCTTGGACATCATTTACTTTTCCTTGCTGCTGGAAACATTCAATTTGTTGAATGGGCCAGAGTTCATGGAATTTATGATCCAGTCGCAGGAGCTGTTCGCCAAGTTGAGTATAACCTTGATCTTGGAATGATTTGGAACCATCAGTTTGACTTCCTTTCTATTAGTAGCTTGGAAGACATTATGGGTGGCCATGCTTTCTTAGCATTCTTTATGGCTGCTGGTGGAGTTTTCCATATCCTCACCAAGAATTACGGCGAATACAATTCATTTAAAGGAGCAGACCTTCTTTCAGCTGAATTTGTACTATCAACATCATTAGCAGGAGCAGCTTATACAGCGTTCGTTGCTGCTTTATGGTGTGCAAGTAATACCACAATCTACCCAGTAGATCTTTATGGTGATGTTCTTCAATTCAAGTTGGGAATAGCTCCTTACTGGATTGACACAGATTCATCCCTAGCTGCAGATGCCCACACTGGGCGTGCATGGTTGACCAATGTTCACTTCTTCATTGGATTCTTCTATCTTCAGGGACATTTCTTCCATGGTTTAAGAGCCCTTGGATTTGATTTCAAGAGTATTGGCAAATTGTTTGACAATCTTGAAACTTCAGAAACTACATTGAACTGATCAATTAATCCTTTTAGATTTAATTCTTAGTTCTTTAGTTCTAATCTACAAAGCCCTGCTTCGGCAGGGCTTTTTATTTGAATTGTTATTAAAAAAGTATAGATTGGCCGTTCTTTGGTATTTTTGGCTCCGTCTCCACTAAAAGATATCTAGGAGGATTTTAAATATTAAGAAGACTCATTTTAATAACCTCAGTAATTATTTATGGCTAAAAAAGCTTAAATGCCTGCCTACATTTGTGTGTTTTACAAAGTCAGAAGTCTGTCCTGCTTTTGGACATGCGCCCTAGGGGGTTAATAATAGTTCTATAGTTTCTTGAAGTGGATATTTACTTGAATGGGTTCTTTTGAGGATGTCTCTAAAAAAATAATTAGGTTATATCTGAGATTTGACCATTTCTAATACTTCTCTTGATTTTGCTAAACATAGTTAAAAGGCATTAAAAAGGCTGTTAGCACTTGGATTTAATTGGTGGCGGGGGGGAGATTTGAACTCCCGACCTTCGGGTTATGAGCCCGACGAGCTACCAGACTGCTCTACCCCGCGATGATTTACCAAGCATACATCCGAATGCGCCAGGGACTTATTGGATTATTTACTTTTCCTGAAATCTTAGTTCCCCTTCAACTTCTAATTTCACCCCAGGATTAATCTTTAAAACGATATCTTCTAGCTCTTCAAGGCTTACAGGGGTGATCCAATCAAGCTGTTTTAGCAAATGAAGGGCAACCGCTTGCTTTGCTCTTCTAGAGCCATCTTCAACTTTTATGGCAATGCCCATCCCTTCTCCAATTTTGCTGAGGCATTGAATTCCTTCTGAACCGCCTTTGCTAATTAGTTGGCCGTGTGATCTTTTAATTACTTCTGTATCAAATCTCCCTTCTCCTGCAATAAGTTCTGGTTCTCTTATCATTGCCCTACTTATTTGCTCCAATTCGTTATGACTTGAACCACTTAATTGTGCATAAAGAAATGCAATTTGAAAAAGTCCTAGCCTTAATGTAGGTGCCCCACAATCATCTCTTGCGGTTACTAGTTCTTTCGTTGATATACCTAGCATTTCAGATACTCTCCTATTGATTTCTATTTGAAGTGGATGGTTAACTTGCAAATAACTATTTATTGGCCAGTTCATTTTCTTACATGTTGCTAGAAATGCAGCATGTTTCCCTGAGCAATTATGTTCTAGGCTGCTTTTTTTGCTCTTGGGAACTGGACATTGCAGTTGTTCAGCATTTAATTCAGAATTCCAAAGGAGTTTAAATGACTCCCTTGCATGTTTTTTTGTACCAGAATGTGAGCCACATGCAATTGCTAAAACTTTTTCGTCGTACATAACTTTTTCATACGCACCACTACTTATAAAAGGTATGGCTTGAAATGGTTTTAATGCTGATCGTATGAATGTTTGATAATTTGAGTCGCCAGCCTTCATTAATACTCTGCCTTTCCTATCACAAATAACAGCATGAACATTATGAATAGATTCAACATATGAACCACGCTTAAGATAAACTTTTAATGTTGGAGTTCTTTTATTATTAGAAGTATCCAATGCTTGTATTATGTCCATTTAATTAATTCTTATATAAAAAAAATAAGATGTTAGCAAAAATATAAACAATATTAATAGATATTTAGTTGTAGTTTTTATTTTTGAAATTATTGGTAAAACTTCTTGTGAAGCTATAAGTTTATCTCTTAGTAGCCATGATGAAGGCTTTTCCCAGTCTTTGCCATCATGCCAATCGCTTTCTTCATAAGTAATAGTTTTGGATAATAATCTTTTGTATACATAATCCCAACCCCATAATTGTCTAAGAAGAATTAATATAGGTATGATTATACTTGAAAGAAATGATAAAGATATGAGATTAAATATATTTAACCTCAAAGTATAACTACCAGTACTTATTATTATGAAAAATGGGAATGAAATAATCCATGTTAGGAATAATTTTTTAATAAAGTTGTTAATACTTTTAGTAGGCCATGAAAAAAATAATGAATTTGTTAGTTGAGTAAATTCATCTGAAGGTCTTTGCTCTATTGGAACAGGAGAGTTTAAATAGCTTTCCATGATTAATATATCTAGTTTGAGTATTTATATAGAGTTCCATTGCTCCAAAATGACTCTAATTCATAAAATTTTCTTTCATTAGGTTGGAAAACATTGATGATAATATCTCCGTAATCTAAAAGAGCCCATTTACCTTCATTTACTCCTTCCTTCCTAAGTGGAATAATATTGGCTTTTTTGTTTAGCCTATCTTCTATTGAATTTATAATTGACCTTACTTGAACATCAGAAAGACCTTCTGTAATTAGGATCCAATCTGCAATACTTGATACTTTATCTATTTGAATTATTTGTATATCTATTGCTTTAAGATCATCTGCAGCTTTTGCAGCTAGTTCTATGACTTTTTGACTATCCATATACATTTTCACTTGTTATTGATTGTTTTGAACCTTGTTGCTCAGCCATTTCTGCTCTTGCTCTTTCGGCACTTTTTCTAAGTGCTTCTAAGCGATTTTCATAAAAGCTTCTTCTTTTCTTTTTTCTAGTATTTTCTATAAGCTCTTTTAAGGCGCCACCAAGGCTTTTATATGCATTTGGTACGCTGTAACCAAATCTACATGCTAGGTCAATAGCCCTTTCATCTGCTGATATTGCATCTTGAAGTCTTTTTTCGGAATTATTTTTCAAATACAGCCTGTACCCAGCAAAGCCAGATAGACCTAATGCTAAAAGAAGTAATAGTCCATCTTGTACCCATAGTTCTCCGATAGCTCCTCCAAGTCCTATTGCAAGAGCTGCCATCTCCCATCCATCTCTAGGGATGGTATCGTTTTGAATTCTGCCTACTTCATGCCAGAAAAGTAGGTTCCTATGGTCAAGAGCCAAGTTGTCCCATTGTTCAATATCTATCTGAATTTCAACTTCGTCACTTCCAATTTCCTCAAGATCTATAAGCGGAGGGTCTATTGCAGCAGCAGTTTCAATGAAAACCCAGCTTTGGTTTTCTGGAGGTAATAGCCCTTTTAGGCGCTGAAGCTCACTCATAGTTTCTGCTTTTCAATTTAAACAACTTAGCTAGTATTTGAATGTTAGTAGCTACTTGGTTAGCTGACTCTTATCAGCATCTATAGAAGCGAACTGAAACTCAGAACAAATTATTAAAACCAATGCCACGACGTAACGATATACGTCGCATATTAATTCTAGGCTCTGGACCTATTGTCATAGGCCAAGCTTGTGAATTTGATTATTCAGGGACACAGGCCTGCAAGGCACTTAAAAAAGAAGGGTTTGAAGTTGTTTTAATCAACTCTAATCCTGCTTCTATAATGACTGATCCTGAAATGGCAGACAGGACTTACATTGAACCTTTAACTACAGAAGTTATTACGAAAATAATTGAATTGGAGAAACCAGATGCTCTGTTGCCAACAATGGGAGGTCAAACAGCCCTTAATGCAGCAGTTGATCTTGCAGAAAAAGGCATACTCCGTAAATTCAAGATTGAACTTATTGGTGCTGATTTAGAGTCAATTAATAAAGCTGAGGATAGACAACTATTCAAAAATTCGATGGAGAAGATAGGTGTGAATGTATGTCCTTCTGGCATAGCTTGTAATATTGAAGAGGCAATAAATGTTGGTTCAAATATAGAAAGTTTCCCAAGAATTATTAGACCTGCCTTTACCCTAGGTGGAAGTGGTGGTGGGATTGCTTATAATCAAGAAGAATTTATATCGATATGTAAGTCTGGCTTAGAGGCAAGTCCAGCCTCTCAAATACTAATAGAAAAATCCCTCTTAGGTTGGAAAGAATTTGAGTTAGAAGTAATGCGGGATAATGTAGATAATGTTGTGATTATTTGCAGCATAGAAAACATAGATCCAATGGGAATACATACAGGAGATTCGATTACAATTGCGCCTGCTCAAACCTTAACTGACCGTGAGTATCAGAGATTAAGAGATCAATCTATAAAGATTATTAGAGAAATAGGAGTAGAAACAGGAGGTAGTAATGTTCAATTTGCGGTTAATCCAGTTGATGGAGAGGTTGTTGTTATAGAGATGAATCCAAGAGTTAGTAGGTCTTCAGCGCTAGCAAGTAAAGCTACTGGGTTTCCCATAGCAAAGATTGCAGCACTTTTGGCAATTGGTTATAGACTTGATGAAATTTTGAATGATATTACTGGTAAAACCCCTTGTTGTTTTGAGCCAACTATTGATTACATTGTTACCAAAATACCCAGGTTTGCCTTTGAAAAGTTTAGTGGAAGTCCTCCTATCTTAACTACTTCTATGAAATCAGTTGGAGAAGT is a window of Prochlorococcus marinus subsp. marinus str. CCMP1375 DNA encoding:
- a CDS encoding AhpC/TSA family protein; the encoded protein is MTNLNGSEIIRIFEDELKKKIIRKKSLYVVLGLLGDFDSFEYIQALRPYLSNIDKSRIKLNIIGIGNEDSRKYFCKYTKLPEKYIRTVDQNNLHKKLLLNDGLSLPINPLINLMLMCMGFKSPGTIPEVLRGYLGNKNSRQIFNDNEDIAFSNIIRFRAASFNLIGEKGSLRPFELASLRLMNLIEVASNWNIYMKNQTFLTQRGGTFLIDSDEKLLYSYRCQSLLGFSETMEEPVKFLKAWL
- a CDS encoding ABC transporter ATP-binding protein; protein product: MIDGTWAEFKNLNIWYEHKRVLNNINLKLRLGENTVLIGTNGSGKSTLIKTIARIKYPIVDKESFIKIFGKNHINIWELRTKIGFLFSEIDTRIKGNMLTKDIILSGYQGTFGVINRNLIGTKEKQNLEELMNSLNLIKVSKYYSQLSDGQKRRVLIARSIINNPLVLALDEPTNMLDLRSNYELLNNLSNLSKNGITLLYTTNNIENIIKETNRVIFLKEGEIILDGTPEKVITSENISNLYDFNIAVRNIGGYWRTSPA
- a CDS encoding Rieske (2Fe-2S) protein; the encoded protein is MKDEVLAQLNDLKIGKDTSITSNSHNENSRKKESHAKAKEPSNQLKNGLLGWYAVCSKRELKEDTPYCLTMFNEPLVIYRDKESNLRCVKDLCPHRGASFIGGEVIDGELVCPYHGARFSSNGECTNLNRITCNHIVDDNYNNYASKIHLYQYICKEIGDYIYIYYTGNAKTSLKDFEVTDQLETRFVESYGFDISDYAYEEVIVDFKCDWARIVENHIDILHLFWVHGETIPDNDVNRKVITSFNQEITREKNQIESKYKYKDKGNKEFIRIKFLPPGRVVIYKGDPSDSRYIQILDHIPLSNNQARVIVRHYRKFMKNKFITELLLFKKLQHRVFYKVFAEDYMILRTQTYNNQMGFVEKDNIKLLGEDKMVQYYWDWFKSSNIKDNPWELFPTNTDTNTVHQDIAMLYPPANNTRVKENSRSLFINILIRILIPIGFLVVLI
- a CDS encoding chlorophyll a/b binding light-harvesting protein; protein product: MQTYGDPNVSYAWYAANAGAVTNKSGRFISSHIAHTGLICFGAGANTLFELARYNPDLPMGSQGLVVLPHLAGLGLGGISNGVFTDTYQLLVVAILHLILSGVYGGGGMLHAFRYEEKLESYPATSRANKFKFDWNDPDRLTFILGHHLLFLAAGNIQFVEWARVHGIYDPVAGAVRQVEYNLDLGMIWNHQFDFLSISSLEDIMGGHAFLAFFMAAGGVFHILTKNYGEYNSFKGADLLSAEFVLSTSLAGAAYTAFVAALWCASNTTIYPVDLYGDVLQFKLGIAPYWIDTDSSLAADAHTGRAWLTNVHFFIGFFYLQGHFFHGLRALGFDFKSIGKLFDNLETSETTLN
- a CDS encoding asparaginase, with translation MDIIQALDTSNNKRTPTLKVYLKRGSYVESIHNVHAVICDRKGRVLMKAGDSNYQTFIRSALKPFQAIPFISSGAYEKVMYDEKVLAIACGSHSGTKKHARESFKLLWNSELNAEQLQCPVPKSKKSSLEHNCSGKHAAFLATCKKMNWPINSYLQVNHPLQIEINRRVSEMLGISTKELVTARDDCGAPTLRLGLFQIAFLYAQLSGSSHNELEQISRAMIREPELIAGEGRFDTEVIKRSHGQLISKGGSEGIQCLSKIGEGMGIAIKVEDGSRRAKQAVALHLLKQLDWITPVSLEELEDIVLKINPGVKLEVEGELRFQEK
- a CDS encoding CGLD27 family protein, which gives rise to MESYLNSPVPIEQRPSDEFTQLTNSLFFSWPTKSINNFIKKLFLTWIISFPFFIIISTGSYTLRLNIFNLISLSFLSSIIIPILILLRQLWGWDYVYKRLLSKTITYEESDWHDGKDWEKPSSWLLRDKLIASQEVLPIISKIKTTTKYLLILFIFLLTSYFFYIRIN
- the rsfS gene encoding ribosome silencing factor, with the protein product MDSQKVIELAAKAADDLKAIDIQIIQIDKVSSIADWILITEGLSDVQVRSIINSIEDRLNKKANIIPLRKEGVNEGKWALLDYGDIIINVFQPNERKFYELESFWSNGTLYKYSN
- a CDS encoding DUF3318 domain-containing protein, giving the protein MSELQRLKGLLPPENQSWVFIETAAAIDPPLIDLEEIGSDEVEIQIDIEQWDNLALDHRNLLFWHEVGRIQNDTIPRDGWEMAALAIGLGGAIGELWVQDGLLLLLALGLSGFAGYRLYLKNNSEKRLQDAISADERAIDLACRFGYSVPNAYKSLGGALKELIENTRKKKRRSFYENRLEALRKSAERARAEMAEQQGSKQSITSENVYG